TGTAAAAGTAAGGGTTCCTGAACTTGCAAAGGCAGACTTATCGAACCCGCTCCATGCTAGATTTCCTGAAATAATGAGAACCATACAGAATAGAATAGCTGCTAACTTCTTAATTAAATCAAACACCCATTTTACCCCTCCCTTAACTAACATGTTATGCATACATTGCATTTAGACAAACATAATCGTTGATAATCCTGCTTGCGGCGAATGATAGATTATCGTCATCGATCTTTCCGTATAGCAACTTCCTCCCCTCTACCTCCTAAAATCTTACAATAATTATTGTATTCAATAAATATTCCCAAAGTCCTTTAATCCCCTAATAATGTTACTGGATGATTAACAACTACATATATCCCGCCTTCAATCTCCAATGAACACCATCTATTTATTCTATTTAAACAAAGTCTATAAGAGAAATAGAAAATCCATATACAACCCTATCAATTTGTCTCAATCAAAGTCTCTTGCTGATTTATATACTATCTAATAATCTATTTATAGGATGGTGAATGGGAATGTGTGATTCGCATAAATCAAAAGAACATTGTAAATGCAGAGGTAAAAAAGGAGACCGAGGAGCAAAAGGGAAAAGAGGACATCAAGGAAAAATGGGGCAGCCAGGACCTCAAGGACCTGCCGGTCCCCCAGGACCGGGATGTATGGAACCTTTACCAATAGCCACTCAAATTGTGTATGTAAATAAGGCTGGTAATGATGCGAGTGCCGATGGCAGTGAGTGTCATCCATTTTTGACAGTCACTGCAGCAATGGCATCAATTGTAGATGCTTCACCAACTAAGCGCTATGAGATTTCCATTGGTCCTGGTACGTATTCAGAGCCTTTCATTCATTTAAAGGCTAATGTTCAATTAGTAGGAGCTAGCACATTACTAACCAGATTGGATATTCCATTCGATATTAATGATCCCTCCTGGAACGGTAATCTCAACGTTGATAATCGTGCCGGTTTTGCAGACCTAGCGTTATTAACAGGCCCACTCGATTTCGATTTTAGAGCAAATACATTCACTCCCTCTACAGGCCGTTTATTCTTTGTTAGTGTGAATATCTCACCCACTCCAGTCTTTACAGGCAACAGTACCTTCCTGAGCCAAATAAATATTCGAGATTGCCAATTGTTCGGTGGATATACTCAAAATGGCGCCAATGTATATATGTTCGCTTCTTATGTGGGAGGAGTGCCGCTTCCTTTATCACAGCCGACCATTACGATTAATTCGATTGTGCCTTATGATACGCAAGTGCATTTGATTGGTGGTGGAACGGATGGAGATGTGATCGTAAATGCACCTCCCGGAACAGTTCCAATCGATCCCTTTGATCTGCTCAGTTTTGCAATAAAAGGAAATTTGATAATTAATGGAACGAATGCCCGACCAAGGGCAACGGTCGATTCTATTCCTGTACGCGCGAGGGTAATAGGAAGCGCTCTGATAGAACGGTTGAATGATGCCAATGGATTAGGTTACACTCCAAGTAATCTAGGGGACTGGGTAGCACCTCCTCCAACTACAGTGCAAGAAGCATTAGATAGAATAGCAGCCCAAATCGGCCCTGTTATTCCATAGAAAAACAAAAATACCAAAGCCCGAGTCGCTTATAGTCAGCATACACCTCGGGCTTGTTCATCAATTAATAGGCTTGAAATCCGGAACACTCTCTTGTCTATTGGCAAAAGCCGTTAAGTGGTTAATCAAATCGTTCGGGTTTATTTTGGAAAGATAGAAGTCCGCCGCTTCTTTTGCTTCGTGAGAAGTTCTTTTGTAATGCTCCTGGTCCGAGGTCAGCCTTTCCAACGCAGCGAACCACGGAGTCATATCTTGCTCGGGAATGATGGGAATGGGAATGAGTCTATCATCCAATTCTGACTTATACGTAACGATTGGGTTTACAGGCAGTAAATATTCAGTTTGCAGCTTCGCTTCAGAGGTTCCACCGACATGACTCGCAAGAACGGGAATGCCCCTAAGCATGCCATCGACGATGACGGCTCCGAATGCTTCCCCCATAAGGAAGGAACGATCAATATTTTCGTCAATTTCATGATTTCGTCGATATCGTTTACTCTAGGCAACAAGGTAACATTAGGGTAAGATTCCAGGGTTCGAATATTTTCCGTAGTAGTCGCCCAGGTCGGGATGGCGGCAAATTTATGGTTGGAGAATCGTTTAGCCAGCTCCAAAAAGATCGGAAGTCCTTTAATATCAGACGGATTAATCATCGTTATAAAGCCATCGTCAAAGTTATCGTAGTGTTGAAACGGCCCCTTTCCATGAACAGGAAAAGGGAAGGCGATCGATTCGAAACGCCCCCATTTATATAGATACTCTTTTACATACTCGCTGGAAGCTATGATCCCTGCCGTCTTCCTTAATAATTCAACGTGCTCGGGATTTGGAGTATAGCATTCAGGTCCGAATGGCAACGCAACCTGGCTATGGGCGAGCTCCACGACTCGATTGGGCGCAACGTCTAATGCCAGCTTCAACAATTCCGGTACGCGATCTTCAGTTACCAAGACCCAGTCCGGATTAAACTTCTTGGTGAGATCTAGTATGTGTGCGCTTAGTTGGGAAAATTCTAATATAGAATGAACCGCTACGCCATTTGATTCATAGATTTCAAACCGTTCATTTGAACAGATCTGTATGACTTCCTTGGCATCTAATGTTTTCTGAAACATTTCCGTATCTCTCAGGCCATTGTCGTTAGGAGCAATCGTGATCACCTTGCATTCATGTCCATGAGCCGCCAGACCCTCCATTAAAAACCGATTAGCTTTACAAGCACCGCTATAAGGGATAAAGTAACCCATTGCTTGAATCATTAATATCTTCACAGGTTCTTAACCTCCTATAGTAGTGATTGCTTCCAGCTGCACACGAGTCATCATTTGGCATATTTCTAACGCTATCCCATGACACAGAAGGGAATGGCTGTCTTCAATCACTTGCATGCTGTCACTCCAAGTCACCACAGGATAATCGGTTATCAAGCTTACTTCACCACCTTGAAATCCACTCAGAGAAGCTGTTTTTGCGCCCACTGATTTCGCATATTTTAGCGCCTGGATCACATTCGGCGAATTGCCGCTCGCTGAGATGACGAGAACCAAATCATCTGGTTCCAGAAAGGGAACTAGCTGCTCCATAAACACATGCTCATAATGAGTATCATTAGCCCAGGCTGTAAGGATCGACATATTATCCGTTAGCGCCATTGCTTTTACACGCTGCAAGTTCTTCGAAATGGTAAGCTTGCTTAGGTCGCAGGCAAAGTGCGAGGCCGTAGCGGCACTGCCCCCATTCCCCATAATGTATATGGTCCCCCGCCGCTCCCATACCTTAAAGATTTCCTCAGTTAACGCCTGAACGATGCCAGGTTCTAAAGAGCTCAATGCATCTGTAACGGTATGGAAATAGGTTTCGATAAAATTACTCACACTACCGCCTCCTCCTTCTGAATAATATGGTGTACGGCCTCATCTACCGTCTCGCAATAATGATCTGCAAGCTCCAAGCTTCTTACTTGCTGCTCATCCCTTTGGCCGAGTCCGCTTCTCACCAGAATGCTATAACTTTTCACTTCTTTCGCTGTGATCATATCTGTGAGTGAATCGCCTACAACATAACAATCATGAAGTCTAAGGCGATGCTCGCGTGCCGCTTGCAGCAGCATGCCGGGTCTGGGCTTTCTGCAGGCACAATGAGCCTCAGGACGGTGTGGACAAACATAGATTTGAGAAATAGATGCCTGATTGCGCTGAAGGTCACGCTGCATTCGCTCATGAATATCATCAAGGACTTCACGTTCCAGGATGTTTTTACCGACACATGCCTGATTGGTAATGATAAATACAAGCCAACCTCTTTCATTCAGAGCCCGAATCCCTTCAATTGCCCCAGGAAGCCACTTGAATTCCTTCCAAGAGGTTACATAACCCTTATCGATATTCTCATTAATGACTCCGTCTCGATCTAGAAATACAGCCTGGATTGCTCACCAGCTCCCTCATTGCCCAAAATGATTCTTGTCCCACGGTTATCAAAGCCAAAATCCATCTCTTGTAACGGAAGCTCATCTCGCAAGCGGGAATGGATGTCCTGCTCGGCATACAGCATTAAGAAACCTCCGCCGCCAGCACCGGCAATCTTCCCACCCAACGCTCCTGCTTGCAGCGCTGTTTCATACCAGTTATCGATCTGCGGATTGGTTATTCCGTCAGCAAGCTGCTTTTTCCATTGCCATCCTTCATGTAAGATCGACCCCAGGGTAGAGTGGCACCCGGTTTCAATCTCTCTTTTGAGCAATGCGCATTGCTCTTTGATCTGCAATAAATAATCCTTTTTCTGCTCCAATTGTTCTCCTTGCCTTTGCAGGATCGCGGAAGCTGATCTTGTGATACCGGAATAAAAGAGCAGCAGGTTCTTTTGCATGTCCTGCTTTTGGGTTTCCGCGATCTGAATGTACTCCGAGACTACGCTTCCATTTTTATGAAAATGGTAGTATCTCAATCCTCCAAGAGCAGCAGCATACTGATCTTGCTTACCGATCGGTTGTTTCAGCTGTTCGATTTCAATCTCGCACGCTTGCTCCGCCAACTCTTCTGCAGACACATCCTTTCCTTGGTAGGTATATAGTGCGTTCAATAAACCTACTGTAAGGGCGCCTGATGATCCTAACCCGCTTCCCTCTGCCGGAACATCTGCCAGAATCACGATTTCTACACCGCTGTGAACAGCCGTTTTTTTCAAGGCTTCACGCACCAAATCATGCTTGATTTCCTCAACTTGGGTTACTTCCTCAATTTGTGTGGTTACTACCCGGATTCTTCGGTCAAATCTTGGCTTCACCGCCACATAGATGTATTTATTGATGGTGGTGCTGATAACAGCCCCTTCAAAGGCCGTATAGAAACCCGGTATGTCGGTTCCACCCCCAGTAAAGCTAATTCGCAGTGGCGTTTGACTGATAATCATAGCTCCAGCACCTGCTTCCTTTCTCGAGTGATTCAAGAGTACCCATGTCCATAAAAAAACCTTCGATCAAATAACCAGACAGCAGTCCAATCAGGTGCGGCAGCAGATCATAACCGATATCAGAAGGCTGCTTTGTAATTCGGATATACTTCCACACGGTATCATTAAAGATGTAGATTCCTGCATTGGCCAGCTTGCTTCGAGGTACGGCTGGTTTTTCTGTAAACTCCACAACGACTTGCTGCGCGTCCATCTGAACTATACCGCACATCTCCGGATGCTCACTTTCGAATAGCGAGATCGTTCCCACTAATTGATGCCTATCATGGTAATCAACAAGCTGATTAAGATCGATATCGGTTAAATTATCAGCATAAACAACCAAAAAGGACGGCTCCCCTTGCAAAAAATGACGATTGGCAGCTAACGTCCCCATACTGCCCAGAAGCTGCTGCTCATAGGCAAAATGAATAGGTAACCCCCAATCCTGGGAGTTCACATAGGCGATTACTTGATCGGGCAGATGATGTAAATTGATAATCACTTCTGAGATCCGGGCGGCTTTAAGTTTTTGCAGCCACCAGCCCAGAAGAGGTACACCTTTGATAAGCACCATACACTTGGGTGTATGCGTTGTAATCGGGTGCAGTCTTGTTCCCAAACCAGCTGCCATTAGAATAGCCTTCATACGTGTTGCTCCTGCACGAATTTCAAATCCTTGTTCATAACCCAATCGGATACATGTTCATAAATAGGGGTTAAAGCTTTTTCTCGACGAGAGCCATTTCCTGTAGATCACTTATCAATTTAGCTATGATTTTCTTATCCTTTGAAAACGAATACTTAATCGCTTGATTTCGAATCGTTAACGCATTGGCTTCAACATGTATGAGGCTATCCATCGGTAGTTCCGGGAATTGTTCAAGCTTCAATCCGAGCAAATATTTCATCCTTAGCACCATGCATTTTTTATGTTCGTATAAGATATGAAAGGATCTGACATCACAATAAGGCGTACTCCCAGACAAAATGGATTCCGCATGTTTGATTAACCAGTCATACACACTTAACCCGTAATTTTCATCTGCCGCATTCTCGAACACGGTATATTTCCGGGAGGTATTGGATGAATGCAAGTAATCTCCCAGCAAGTCCACGATATTACCTATATCCAATCGATACGGGACCTTGGTATGCCAATGCGATCTTGGATTAAAGCGCATAAGCTCAATTTGACTCAAGTGATTGTTAAGGTCTGTGCTTGCCGAATGGGCAATATCGAATCGACCGTTATTTTGTTCGTCAACGCTTACATACGCTGCTTCGAAATCAGCGAAAGGGATTGGCTTGCATGCATATTGCCCGTTATGGAAAAAATCTGCCCCATACAAGATCTTGGCATCAAGATCGTAGCCTATGATAAGAATTTCATGGAACCGATGATATTTTTGATAGTGGTATTCATACAGAGATATATAATAACTGTTAACTGTAGCATGAAAATACAAATCGTCATCGATACACCGAATGATAAAACCAATCACGTCGGGGAACCATTGCCCTAAGGTTCTTCTCGTTAAACACTGATACTCCACCAAAGGCATTACTCTTTGAATATTATCCGGATAGATTAAGAGATCGAGTGCGTAGGGTCTGTTACTGCATTTCAGTTGAATGAAATTGCTATAAAACCAAGGGTAAAAATCCTCATACATCGAAAGAATGGCCATCATATTCGTTTGTTGTGGGAATGTTTTCAGGATGGGATCACGGATGGGCAGCATTTTCTCGGACATGGCCATTGCTCCTTTCTCACAATCTAATGGGAAACGATCACATTGGTGTCAGGCTGGCCGGCCAGCTGCATCAGCCATGCTACATCTGACTCCAGCCTATGGAAAGGCCGGTCTCCGAACCATTCAAGAGCTGCGGGATAGTTCAGCTTCTCCTTCAGCAAATACCGGATGATCCGTGCATAATCTAAAGCGCCTTCGGCAAGACTGACCAATCCATCCCTGATACCGTTAGGGGAATACACATTGTCAGGTTCGAATAGGGACAGCTGTTCTCTGTCTCGCACATTTTTTAGATGGTAATAGCCAATCCAAGGTTTGATGACCGAAAGCGCATCAATCGGATCACAACCCGATTCCCAGACATGGAGAAAGTCCACATTGACCCGAATCCCCGGATGATTAGCTTCCAACAACAAGCTGTGAACCGATTGGAGCGTATCGAAGTACGTATGGGGGTGAAATTCAATTACCGTCCATACTTCAGCTTCATAAGCTATCTCCGAGAACATCCGGAGCCTAGCCGCACACAGGCTCCATTCCTCAGGAGAAGCGGTATGACTGGGCTGATTCCCGGCAAAAATACGGATTCTGTTCGTACGAAACAGCTTGGCAAGCGCAATCAACCGCCTCCAACGGGCAATAACATCAGGCAACTGATGGTTGGTAGCCAGCAGATTGACATAGTGGCTGATCATCGACACATGGAGACCTTTGTCCTGAAGTTGATCCAGAGTATGAATGATTCTTTTCGGGTCGCTGCCGCCGGATATGGCTTCTGCATGAACTCCCCATAATTCGATTCCGGCAAAGCCCTTCTCCTGTGCAAAATTCATCAGGTCCTCCAAGGAGGCCAATTCATGACGAAAGGAAATGGAACATAAATAATAGTTCATCTAGCCTCCCCCGATCAGCTGCGTATCTTTTTGAAACGGTCCGAATACAGCTCTGACTGCTCCATATATATTTTCACAGGAATCTGATAGCCTTCCAGCTTGTCTGCACAGAATTCTTTGATTCTCTGCTTTAATTCTGCAGTGTGAATATCCATCTCCAGATTAACCGTAGCCGTAACGATATTGCCGAGCAGTACATTAGGCTCACCTCGGACGGTCACGTCCCTCACCTCCGGCATTTGGAGCAGCACCTCCTCCACTTCAGCAGGGTATACCTTCTGCCCCCCAACGTTAATAATCTCCGATTTGCGCCCGATAATACGAATGAATTCCCCCTCCTGCACAACCTGATCCTGCGTATTCAACCAGCCATCCTCATCAAAAGGATCGGGAGCATTTAGATAGCCTTCCATCGCCGTCTGGGAACGGATATACAAGATGCCGTCCCGAACTTTTACTTCCACGCCTTCTCCTCCTACCTTGAATAACAGAGAGTCCGAGGACATAGACTTCGCTCTTAATATGCCAACCTCCGATAAGCCATAGGTTTGTCTAAATTGCACGCCGGGAAATGCACGCCGCAGCCGTTGCAGGGTGTACTCGGGCATGACCTCCGTCCCATATGTAATCAATTTCAGAGAAGATAAATCATACTGCTGATAAACCTCCGTTACCAGGAGGAGATTAAGAAAGCTTGGAGAGGTAGGGAGCAGTTCGATCTTATAGTGTTCAATCAGAGCACAAATATCACCAGGCAGAAGCTTATCAGGACATACGACGGAACCCCCATTGGCTAGTGTATGCAAAAGCGTATTCATACCGCCGATATGGTCAAAACGTAAAAAACTTAAGGTGCGCAGGGTATCTCTCGGTGTTTTGTAACGTTCCGTAAACTTGATCATGTCATGAACAATAGCCTTAGGCTCTCCTGTTGTACCGGAAGTAAACAGGATCATTCCCGGACGACCGGAATCGGCAAGCTTTTGCAGCATGGGGGGGCGTGCTCCCTGTTGCAGATGAACAGTTTGGCAGCTACGTCCATCTAGAGTGAACACCACTTCCACGTGAGCGATACGAAGCTGTTCCTTTTGCCGGACATCGCCCTCTGGAGACATAGGCACAATCGTATTGCCATTGTCCAATAGCGCCAGGAAAGCACCGCACAGGGACGGAGAGTAAGTGCCCACAAGCGCTGCTACTTGGCCCGGTTGCACACCTTCCTCTGTTAACAATCGTTTCCATTGCACATATCGTTCGAGCAGAGCGTGATATGTAACGGTTTCGTTGCGGAATATGATAGCTTCCCGGTGTGAATAAGCATGCATCTTCTCTAGCAGCCACTCAATGTTTATGGGATATCTTCTCCATTACATATTCTTTAAGGAATTTGTATTTCTTTAGAATAGGCCGCTCCAAATCAGCAGCATGAATCTTAATTTCAAACTCCTCCTCCAAATCAACGAACAAGTTGACCATGAATAAAGAGTCCAAAGCCAGCTCGTTGACTAAATCAGTATCCTCCTCAATATGGTACATCTGCACGTTCTGCCGGACATTGCCAAGCAAAATTCGCTTTAAAACAAAATCGATGCTGCTTCTCTCATCCATGCCCCATCATCACCTTCTGATTCAGCCAGCTTAAAAAACGTATTTCTGCTTGCTCCAATTCTTCCACCTTCCTGCAAATCAGCTCTGCCGTCCTAGGTTTGTCGCC
This genomic window from Paenibacillus hexagrammi contains:
- a CDS encoding D-glycero-alpha-D-manno-heptose-1,7-bisphosphate 7-phosphatase, coding for MQAVFLDRDGVINENIDKGYVTSWKEFKWLPGAIEGIRALNERGWLVFIITNQACVGKNILEREVLDDIHERMQRDLQRNQASISQIYVCPHRPEAHCACRKPRPGMLLQAAREHRLRLHDCYVVGDSLTDMITAKEVKSYSILVRSGLGQRDEQQVRSLELADHYCETVDEAVHHIIQKEEAVV
- a CDS encoding nucleotidyltransferase family protein, with protein sequence MKAILMAAGLGTRLHPITTHTPKCMVLIKGVPLLGWWLQKLKAARISEVIINLHHLPDQVIAYVNSQDWGLPIHFAYEQQLLGSMGTLAANRHFLQGEPSFLVVYADNLTDIDLNQLVDYHDRHQLVGTISLFESEHPEMCGIVQMDAQQVVVEFTEKPAVPRSKLANAGIYIFNDTVWKYIRITKQPSDIGYDLLPHLIGLLSGYLIEGFFMDMGTLESLEKGSRCWSYDYQSNATAN
- a CDS encoding exosporium leader peptide; its protein translation is MCDSHKSKEHCKCRGKKGDRGAKGKRGHQGKMGQPGPQGPAGPPGPGCMEPLPIATQIVYVNKAGNDASADGSECHPFLTVTAAMASIVDASPTKRYEISIGPGTYSEPFIHLKANVQLVGASTLLTRLDIPFDINDPSWNGNLNVDNRAGFADLALLTGPLDFDFRANTFTPSTGRLFFVSVNISPTPVFTGNSTFLSQINIRDCQLFGGYTQNGANVYMFASYVGGVPLPLSQPTITINSIVPYDTQVHLIGGGTDGDVIVNAPPGTVPIDPFDLLSFAIKGNLIINGTNARPRATVDSIPVRARVIGSALIERLNDANGLGYTPSNLGDWVAPPPTTVQEALDRIAAQIGPVIP
- a CDS encoding acyl carrier protein, producing MDERSSIDFVLKRILLGNVRQNVQMYHIEEDTDLVNELALDSLFMVNLFVDLEEEFEIKIHAADLERPILKKYKFLKEYVMEKISHKH
- a CDS encoding ANL family adenylate-forming protein — protein: MHAYSHREAIIFRNETVTYHALLERYVQWKRLLTEEGVQPGQVAALVGTYSPSLCGAFLALLDNGNTIVPMSPEGDVRQKEQLRIAHVEVVFTLDGRSCQTVHLQQGARPPMLQKLADSGRPGMILFTSGTTGEPKAIVHDMIKFTERYKTPRDTLRTLSFLRFDHIGGMNTLLHTLANGGSVVCPDKLLPGDICALIEHYKIELLPTSPSFLNLLLVTEVYQQYDLSSLKLITYGTEVMPEYTLQRLRRAFPGVQFRQTYGLSEVGILRAKSMSSDSLLFKVGGEGVEVKVRDGILYIRSQTAMEGYLNAPDPFDEDGWLNTQDQVVQEGEFIRIIGRKSEIINVGGQKVYPAEVEEVLLQMPEVRDVTVRGEPNVLLGNIVTATVNLEMDIHTAELKQRIKEFCADKLEGYQIPVKIYMEQSELYSDRFKKIRS
- a CDS encoding sugar phosphate isomerase/epimerase family protein — protein: MNYYLCSISFRHELASLEDLMNFAQEKGFAGIELWGVHAEAISGGSDPKRIIHTLDQLQDKGLHVSMISHYVNLLATNHQLPDVIARWRRLIALAKLFRTNRIRIFAGNQPSHTASPEEWSLCAARLRMFSEIAYEAEVWTVIEFHPHTYFDTLQSVHSLLLEANHPGIRVNVDFLHVWESGCDPIDALSVIKPWIGYYHLKNVRDREQLSLFEPDNVYSPNGIRDGLVSLAEGALDYARIIRYLLKEKLNYPAALEWFGDRPFHRLESDVAWLMQLAGQPDTNVIVSH
- a CDS encoding glycosyltransferase family protein, with the protein product MKILMIQAMGYFIPYSGACKANRFLMEGLAAHGHECKVITIAPNDNGLRDTEMFQKTLDAKEVIQICSNERFEIYESNGVAVHSILEFSQLSAHILDLTKKFNPDWVLVTEDRVPELLKLALDVAPNRVVELAHSQVALPFGPECYTPNPEHVELLRKTAGIIASSEYVKEYLYKWGRFESIAFPFPVHGKGPFQHYDNFDDGFITMINPSDIKGLPIFLELAKRFSNHKFAAIPTWATTTENIRTLESYPNVTLLPRVNDIDEIMKLTKILIVPSLWGKHSEPSSSMACLGAFPFLRVMSVEPLKRSCKLNIYCL
- a CDS encoding GHMP family kinase ATP-binding protein gives rise to the protein MIISQTPLRISFTGGGTDIPGFYTAFEGAVISTTINKYIYVAVKPRFDRRIRVVTTQIEEVTQVEEIKHDLVREALKKTAVHSGVEIVILADVPAEGSGLGSSGALTVGLLNALYTYQGKDVSAEELAEQACEIEIEQLKQPIGKQDQYAAALGGLRYYHFHKNGSVVSEYIQIAETQKQDMQKNLLLFYSGITRSASAILQRQGEQLEQKKDYLLQIKEQCALLKREIETGCHSTLGSILHEGWQWKKQLADGITNPQIDNWYETALQAGALGGKIAGAGGGGFLMLYAEQDIHSRLRDELPLQEMDFGFDNRGTRIILGNEGAGEQSRLYF
- a CDS encoding SIS domain-containing protein, encoding MSNFIETYFHTVTDALSSLEPGIVQALTEEIFKVWERRGTIYIMGNGGSAATASHFACDLSKLTISKNLQRVKAMALTDNMSILTAWANDTHYEHVFMEQLVPFLEPDDLVLVISASGNSPNVIQALKYAKSVGAKTASLSGFQGGEVSLITDYPVVTWSDSMQVIEDSHSLLCHGIALEICQMMTRVQLEAITTIGG